In Bradyrhizobium sp. WD16, the genomic stretch GCAGACATCGACGACCGCGCACGCCGACGCGCTGCTGGCGGATGTGCTGTGGAAGGTGTTTTTCGCGCTCATCATCATCATCGGCGTCGTCGCCTGGCTGTTCGTGCTGGCGCAGCAGAGCCGCCGTGCCGCGGAAGAGGAAACACGGCGGCAGACCACGCTGCTGATCCAGGAGATCGAGGCGCACAAGCGCACAGATGCGCAATTGCAGCGCGCCAAGGAGGTCGCCGAATCCGCCAACCTTGCCAAAAGCCGCTACGTCGTCGGCCTGAGCCATGAGCTGCGCTCGCCGCTGAACGCGATCTCCGGCTATGCGCAGCTCCTGGAGCAGGACACCAGCCTGCAGGCCCGCCCGCGCGATCAGGTGCGCGTCGTCCGCCGCAGCGCAGACCACCTCTCCGGACTGATCGACGGCATTCTGGACATCTCGAAGATCGAAGCGGGACGACTTTATCTGTCGCGCGACGAGGTCCGCTTCAGCGATTTCCTCGATCAGCTCGTCGGCATGTTCCGCGTTCAGGCGATGGCCAAGGGCATCGAGTTCGTGTTCAAGCGTCCTGCGGTGCTGCCTGTCGTGGTCTATGCCGACGAGAAGCGGCTGCGACAGATCCTGATCAATCTGTTGTCGAACGCGATCAAGTTCACGCCGGCCGGCTGTGTGCAATTCGTGGTGCATTACCGCAGCCCGGTCGCCGAGTTCGAGGTGACCGACACCGGGCCCGGCATCCGGGCGGACGATCTCGAGCGCATCTTTGCCCCCTTCGAGCGCGGCGCACTCGGCGTCTCGCAGCCGCAGACCGGCACCGGCCTCGGACTGACGATCAGCCGGCTGCTCGCCGGCGTCATGGGCGGCGACATCAAGGTGACGAGCACGGTCGGCCTCGGCAGCACATTCCGCGTCAAGCTGCTGCTCTCCGAGGTGACAAATCCGAGGTGCGACGCTCCGGTGGAAGCGCCGATCTACGGCTATCTCGGCCCGCGCAAGACCATTCTGATCACCGACGACGATCCGACCCATCGCGACCTGCTGCGCGAGGTGCTGGCGCCGCTCGGCTTCATCCTGCTCAGCGCGCCCGACGGTCCCGGCTGCCTTGCGCTGGCGCAGCACTGCCGGCCCGATCTGTTCCTGCTCGACATCTCGATGGCCGGCATGGACGGCTGGACGGTCGCGGAGACGCTACGCGCCAACGGCCATCACCAGGCGCGGATCCTGATGGCGTCGGCGAGCGCGATCGAGGCGCATGGCGCGCCGCTGGCGCAGCCGTTCCACGACGGCTATCTGATGAAGCCGATCGACATCCCGCGCCTCCTGGAAACCATCCGCCAACTGCTCAGGATCGAGTGGCAATACGAGGCCGGCCAGGTCGCCGTGCCACTCTGGCGGCCGGACAGCGGCTCGCGGCCGCCGGTGAAATATATCGAGGAACTGATCGGCCTCGGCCACCTCGGCTATGTCAGGGCGATCCAGCTCAAGCTCGACGAGATCGGCAACAAGCACCCCGAGCATGCCGATTTCGTATCGCAGATGCGCTCGGTGATCGACCGTTTCGATCTCGACCAATACATGGCGACGTTGAAGACATTGCACGCCCATGACCATTGACCCAAAAAAACGCGACGTCGCCCTCGTCGTCGACGATTCTCCCGAGACGCTCCGGCTGCTCACCGACGCGCTCGACGGCGCCGGGATGACCGTCATGGTCGCGCTCGATGGCCTCGCAGCGATGCGGATCGTCGATCAGATCACACCGGACATCGTGCTGCTCGATGCGGTGATGCCCGGCATGGACGGATTCGAGACCTGCAAGCGGCTGAAGCGGGATGCCGGCCTGGGTACGGTGCCGATCATCTTCATGACGGGTCTCGCCGAAACCGAGCACCTCGTCCGCGGGCTGGAGGCCGGCGGCGTCGACTATGTGACGAAGCCGGTCGCGATCGAGGAGATGCTGGCGCGGATCCGCGTTCACCTCGCCAATGCAAGGATGACCCTCAGCGCCCGCGCCGCCCTCGACGTCTCCGGCCGCTACCTGCTCGCGGTCGACAATGCCGGCCAGCTGCTCTGGGCGACGCCGCAGGCGCAAAAGCTGCTGTCGGACACGCTCGCCGGCGCCGCTGACGATTTCTCCCTGCCCGACCCGATGCCGCAATGGCTCGATGAGGTGCAGAAAGGCAATTCAGCGGCCAAGACCGCAACCATGGCGTCGTTTCCCGGCAAGGAGCAATTGCGGCTGCAATACATGGGCAAGCTCGGCGCCAACGAATTCCTGCTGCGGCTCGCCAAGGACACCGGCGGCGATGCGCCGGCGGAATTTTCCAGAGAGCTCGGCCTGACCACGCGCGAAGGCGAAGTGCTGTCCTGGATATCCAAAGGAAAGACCAATCGGGATATCGCCCAGATCCTGGGGTTGAGCCCCCGCACCGTCGACAAGCACCTCGAGCAAATCTATTCCAAGCTCGGCGTCGAGAATCGCACCGCGGCGGCCGCCGTCGCGGTCAAGGCGAGAAACCTGAAGCAATGATCCTGGAGGCCGCGTAGGCGGCTCACCTTGCGCGCGCGGCCGAAGTGCTGGTGAAGTCCGCCAGGCGAACGCCGCGCGACGACATTGTCGGTCGCGTGGACCGGGGCTGGTTCCCTTCGGCGGCTTTTCTCGCCGCTTCGGGGACTATGCAGCGACACATTTCAGTTTACAGTCCCGGTGATCGATGCCTCGATCATGCCGACCATCACCTCGGGCAACACCAACACGCCGACCGCGATGATCGCCGAGAAGGGATCGGCGATGATGATCGAGGATGCGCAGCAGGCGTAAGACTGCGCCCCTTCCCCCCCCCCCGCGCGCTCGTCTCCTCGCCCCGCAAAAGCGAGGGAGAAGTGACGACTCTGCCGCGCCGCTTCTTCACCTCGCGCCACGGCATGCTGGCCTCCCGGAGCCTGTCCATGCCTTCGATGTGTTACCCGTGTCTCCGAACACCCGTTACCCATCTCTCCGGTCCGTACACTGCGCCGGGCAACGACAACGGAAGGTGTGGCTCACGCGCCGCCGACGTCGTGCGATGCGCCGCTACGCCCTTCCACCGTCATCCCCGCGCAAGCGGGGATCCAGTATTCCGCGAGGGTGCGAAAGGGCAGGACGGTGCGTCGGCATTCCATCGATGGCGACCTCGAGCACCGCCATCAACGACACGGAGTACTGGGTCGCCCGGTCAAAGCCGGGCGACGACAACGGAGTGTGTGGCTCGCGCGCCCGCGGGGCGAGGTCGGACCGCGTCAGCGGTCCGGTTGAGGGGCAAGCCGCGGCACGGCCGCACTTGTTGGTTGTGACGACACGAACCGCACCCGACGCGGGAAACGATGCATGTTGCCGCATGCGGTTCATGCGTCCACGCTGCCGCGACATCACACCATCATTGAGACACATCAAGGTCGCCATGGCCGGCCGGTGGAATGGATAGCCGACCCGATGCGCCGGGGGGCGGGGGCATTCACCAATCAAGGGCGACGCCATGAGCAAGACCGTCTCCACTTCACCCAGCCATGCCGACATTCGGGTGCATCGCGCCGACATCAAGGCCTATCTGGTCGGCGGCGGCATCGCTTCGCTGGCCGCAGCCGCCTTCCTGATCCGCGACGGCGACCTGCTCGGTCACAACATCGTCATTCTCGAGGACAGCGACACGCTCGGCGGCAGCCTCGACGGCGCCGGCTCACCGCAGGCCGGCTATGTCCTGCGCGGCGGCCGCATGTTCGAGAGCAAATACCAGTGCACCTACGACCTGTTCTCCTCGGTCCCGACCCTCGACAAGTCGCGGACCGTCACCCAGGAGATCTTCGCCTGGAACGAGACCATGAAGACCTCGTCGAAGGCGCGTCTGGTGCGCGGCGGGCGCACCATCGACGCCCCGGACTACGGCCTCTCCGAAGCTCACGTCTTCGCCCTCGCCAAGCTCGGGATCGAACCGGAAAGCGCGCTCGGCAACAGCCGCATCAGCGACCGCTTCGACGAGGCCTTCTTCCGCACCAATTTCTGGCTGATGTGGTGCACCACCTTCGCCTTCCAGCCCTGGCACAGCGCCGTCGAGCTCAAGCGCTACCTGCTGCGCTTCAGCCACATGGTGGAAGGCTTCAACCGGCTGCGCGGCATCATGCGCACGGTCTACAACCAGTACGACTCCCTGGTCCTGCCGCTGCACAAATGGCTCGACGAGCGCGGGGTCGAATTCCGCCGCAACACCCGCGTCACCGACATCGTCACGGCGACCGACGGCGCGGCCACGCGCATCGAGCGGCTCCTGTGCCGGCGCGACGGCAAGGACGTCGAGATCGCCGTCAGCCCCCAGGACCTCGTGATCGTCACGCTCGGCTCGATGACCGATGCCTCCAGCCTCGGCGACACCGACCATGCGCCGGTGATGAAGACCAAGGCCGACGGCGGCGCATTCAAATTGTGGGAGACGATGGCGGCCGGCCGCCCCGAATTCGGCCGTCCCGCCGTGTTCGCCGACCACATCGACGAATCCAAATGGGTGTCCTTCACGGCGACCCTGCGCGACCCGACCTTCTTCCGGATCGTGCGCGACATCACCGGCAACGTCCCGGGCGAAGGCGGCCTCGTCACCCTCACCGACTCGGCCTGGCTCGCCTCCTTCGTGCTACCCCATCAGCCGCATTTCATCGGCCAGCCCGCTGACGTCCAGGTGTTCTGGGGCTACGGCCTCGCCGTCGACCAGCCCGGCGACTTCGTCAGAAAGCCGATGACGGCATGTTCGGGCCGCGAGATCCTCACCGAGGTGCTCGGCCATCTCGGCGTCACCACGGAAACGGCGAAGATCCTCGACAGCGCCATCGTCATCCCCTGCATGATGCCGTTCATCACCAGCCAGTTCCTGCGCCGGGAGATCGGCGACCGGCCGCAGGTGCTGCCGAAGGGCTGGCGCAATCTCGCCCTGGTCGGGCAGTTCTGCGAGATTCCGGACGATGTCGTCTTCACCGTCGAGTATTCGGTGCGCGCGGCGATGCTCGCCGTCGACGGCCTGCTCGGCCTCGATCGGCCGCCGCCCGCCGTCTACAAGGGGCAATATGATCCGCGGGTCCTGTTCAAGGCGTTCCGCAGCCTGCACGATATGGCGGGCTGAAGCGCAACAGAGTCCGTGGCCGAGCGCCGACCGCTCCGCGCGGGAAGTGGTCGGATCGCGCAAGCGATCCGGCTGAGGGGCACGCAGGTTCACGGGCGCGGCCGCGCGATCCGTACACAACTTCAACGAAGGAAGGCACCTGCCGTCATCCTCCGCGAAAAGCAGTCGCGGAGGATGCGGCAGAAACCGTAGCAGACTCGCCGACGGCGCGAGCCGCTTTCAGCCCGCCTCCACTTCCCGGCGCCGCACATCGGCGGCGCGAATGCCTGCCGCGGCGCGCGTGCGCCCGGCGGCCGCTTCCAGTTCGCGACGGCAGCCCACGCCGGCCGCCGCCGCCGGCTTTCGCTTC encodes the following:
- a CDS encoding response regulator, whose translation is MTIDPKKRDVALVVDDSPETLRLLTDALDGAGMTVMVALDGLAAMRIVDQITPDIVLLDAVMPGMDGFETCKRLKRDAGLGTVPIIFMTGLAETEHLVRGLEAGGVDYVTKPVAIEEMLARIRVHLANARMTLSARAALDVSGRYLLAVDNAGQLLWATPQAQKLLSDTLAGAADDFSLPDPMPQWLDEVQKGNSAAKTATMASFPGKEQLRLQYMGKLGANEFLLRLAKDTGGDAPAEFSRELGLTTREGEVLSWISKGKTNRDIAQILGLSPRTVDKHLEQIYSKLGVENRTAAAAVAVKARNLKQ
- a CDS encoding oleate hydratase, with product MSKTVSTSPSHADIRVHRADIKAYLVGGGIASLAAAAFLIRDGDLLGHNIVILEDSDTLGGSLDGAGSPQAGYVLRGGRMFESKYQCTYDLFSSVPTLDKSRTVTQEIFAWNETMKTSSKARLVRGGRTIDAPDYGLSEAHVFALAKLGIEPESALGNSRISDRFDEAFFRTNFWLMWCTTFAFQPWHSAVELKRYLLRFSHMVEGFNRLRGIMRTVYNQYDSLVLPLHKWLDERGVEFRRNTRVTDIVTATDGAATRIERLLCRRDGKDVEIAVSPQDLVIVTLGSMTDASSLGDTDHAPVMKTKADGGAFKLWETMAAGRPEFGRPAVFADHIDESKWVSFTATLRDPTFFRIVRDITGNVPGEGGLVTLTDSAWLASFVLPHQPHFIGQPADVQVFWGYGLAVDQPGDFVRKPMTACSGREILTEVLGHLGVTTETAKILDSAIVIPCMMPFITSQFLRREIGDRPQVLPKGWRNLALVGQFCEIPDDVVFTVEYSVRAAMLAVDGLLGLDRPPPAVYKGQYDPRVLFKAFRSLHDMAG